A genomic region of Castor canadensis chromosome 16, mCasCan1.hap1v2, whole genome shotgun sequence contains the following coding sequences:
- the Tgfbi gene encoding transforming growth factor-beta-induced protein ig-h3 isoform X2 encodes MCIGSPNVCAVQKVIGTNKKYFTNCKQWYQRKICGKSTVISYECCPGYEKVPGEKGCPAALPLSNLYETLGVVGSTTTQLYTDRTEKLRPEMEGPGSFTIFAPSNEAWASLPAEVLDSLVSNVNIELLNALRYHMVDRRVLTDELKHGMSLTSMYQNSNIQIHHYPNGIVTVNCARLLKADHHATNGVVHLIDKVISTITNNIQQIIEIEDTFETLRAAVAASGLNTVLEGDGQFTLLAPTNEAFEKIPAETLNRILGDPEALRDLLNNHILKSAMCAEAIVAGLSMETLEGTTLEVGCSGDMLTINGKAIISNKDILATNGVIHFIDELLIPDSAKTLFELASESDVSTAVDLLRQAGLSTHLSGNERLTLLAPLNSVFKDGTPRIDAQMKNLLMNHIVKDQLASKYLYHGQTLDTLGGKKLRVFVYRNSLCIENSCIAAHDKRGRYGTLFTIDRMLTPPMGTVMDVLKGDNRFSMLVAAIQSAGLTETLNREGVYTVFAPTNEAFQAMPPEELNKLLGNAKELASILKYHIGDEILVSGGIGALVRLKSLQGDKLEVSSKNNIVNVNKEPVAETDIMATNGVVYAITSILQPPANRPQERGDELADSALEIFKQASAFSRAAQKSVRLAPVYQRLLERMKH; translated from the exons AGTCATCAGCTATGAGTGCTGCCCCGGATATGAAAAGGTCCCAGGAGAGAAGGGTTGTCCAGCAG CCCTTCCACTCTCAAACCTTTACGAGACCCTGGGAGTTGTTGGATCGACCACCACACAGCTGTACACAGACCGCACAGAAAAGCTGAGGCCTGAGATGGAGGGGCCTGGCAGCTTCACCATCTTTGCCCCTAGCAATGAGGCCTGGGCTTCCTTGCCTGCG GAAGTACTAGACTCTCTGGTGAGCAATGTCAACATCGAGCTGCTCAATGCCCTCCGATACCATATGGTGGACAGGCGGGTCCTGACTGATGAGTTGAAGCATGGGATGTCTCTCACCTCCATGTACCAGAATTCCAACATCCAGATCCACCACTATCCCAATGGG ATTGTAACTGTCAACTGTGCTCGGCTGCTGAAAGCTGACCATCATGCTACCAATGGAGTGGTGCACCTCATCGACAAGGTCATTTCCACCATCACCAACAACATCCAGCAGATCATTGAGATCGAGGATACCTTCGAGACCCTGCGG GCTGCCGTGGCTGCATCAGGGCTCAACACCGTGCTTGAGGGTGACGGCCAGTTCACACTCTTGGCCCCCACCAATGAGGCCTTCGAGAAGATTCCTGCTGAGACCTTGAACCGGATCCTGGGTGACCCAGAAGCCCTGAGAG ACCTGCTAAACAACCACATCCTAAAGTCAGCCATGTGCGCTGAGGCCATTGTTGCAGGGCTGTCCATGGAGACCCTGGAGGGCACCACACTGGAGGTGGGCTGCAGTGGGGACATGCTTACCATCAATGGGAAGGCCATCATATCCAACAAAGACATTCTGGCTACAAATGGCGTGATTCACTTCATCGATGAACTGCTCATTCCAGATTCAG CCAAGACCCTGTTTGAGTTGGCTTCAGAGTCTGACGTTTCCACAGCCGTTGATCTTCTCAGACAAGCTGGCCTCAGCACACATCTCTCTGGAAACGAACGGTTGACCCTTCTGGCACCCTTAAATTCTGTATTCAAAG ATGGAACCCCTCGCATCGATGCACAAATGAAGAATTTGCTTATGAACCACATAGTTAAAGACCAATTGGCCTCCAAATATTTGTACCATGGACAGACCCTGGACACACTGGGTGGCAAAAAACTGAGGGTTTTTGTTTATCGTAAT AGTCTGTGCATCGAGAACAGCTGCATTGCTGCCCATGACAAGAGGGGGAGGTATGGGACTCTGTTCACCATAGACCGGATGCTAACCCCCCCAATGGGGACCGTCATGGATGTCCTGAAGGGAGACAACCGCTTTAG CATGCTGGTAGCAGCCATCCAGTCTGCAGGACTGACAGAGACCCTCAACCGGGAAGGGGTATACACTGTCTTTGCTCCCACAAACGAAGCCTTCCAAGCCATGCCGCCAGAAGAACTGAACAAACTCTTGG GAAATGCCAAGGAACTTGCCAGCATCCTGAAATACCACATTGGTGATGAAATCCTGGTGAGCGGAGGCATCGGGGCCCTTGTGCGGCTGAAGTCTCTCCAAGGGGACAAGCTGGAAGTCAGCTCA aaaaacaacattGTCAATGTCAATAAGGAACCTGTTGCTGAAACCGACATCATGGCCACCAATGGTGTGGTCTATGCCATCACCAGCATTCTGCAGCCTCCAG cCAACCGACCTCAGGAACGAGGGGACGAGCTGGCTGACTCTGCTCTTGAAATCTTCAAACAGGCATCTGCATTTTCCAGG GCGGCCCAGAAGTCTGTGCGACTAG CCCCTGTCTATCAGAGATTGCTGGAGAGGATGAAGCATTAG